A single Brassica rapa cultivar Chiifu-401-42 chromosome A04, CAAS_Brap_v3.01, whole genome shotgun sequence DNA region contains:
- the LOC103864286 gene encoding acetyl-coenzyme A synthetase, chloroplastic/glyoxysomal isoform X1, translated as MKIGCSSSSSSPLLAVVSCSGSSKISSLRSRPDLKTSGSLGSRILPASQRSSPLDKLLRCKTMSSNHLRHVESMSLLPSGAGKISQLNAVVLGESIASEENDLVFPSKEFSSQALVSSPQQYMEMHKRSMEDPAGFWSDIASEFFWKQKWGDRVVSENLDVRKGPIHIEWFKGGITNICYNCLDRNVEAGLGDKTAMFWEGNERDVDASLTYSQLLQQVCQLANYLKDVGVKKGDAVVIYLPMLMELPIAMLACARIGAVHSVVFAGFSADSLAQRIIDCKPKLILTCNAVKRGPKTINLKAIVDAALDISSKDGVSVDVCLTYDNSSATTREDTKWQNGRDVWWQDVVPKYPTSCEVEWVDAEDPLFLLYTSGSTGKPKGVLHTTGGYMVYTATTFKYAFDYKSTDVYWCTADCGWITGHSYVTYGPMLNGATVVVFEGTPNYPDSGRCWEIVDKFKVSIFYTAPTLVRSLMRDDDKFVTNHSRKSLRVLGSVGEPINPSAWRWFFNLVGDSRCPISDTWWQTETGGFMITPLPGAWPQKPGSATFPFFGVQPVVVDEKGNEIEGECSGYLCVKGSWPGAFRTLFGDHERYETTYFKPFAGYYFSGDGCSRDKDGYYWLTGRVDDVINVSGHRIGTAEVESALASHPQCAEAAVVGVEHEVKGQGIYAFVTLVEGVPYSEELRKSLVLMVRNQIGAFAAPDRIHWAPGLPKTRSGKIMRRILRKIASRQLEELGDISTLADPSVVDQLIALADV; from the exons atgaaaataggctgttcttcgtcttcttcttctccgctTCTCGCCGTTGTCTCCTGCTCAGGCTCATCG aaaatttcctCTCTTCGTTCTCGACCT gATCTGAAAACAAGCGGATCACTTGGATCTCGGATTCTTCCGGCTTCTCAAAG ATCATCTCCGTTGGACAAACTTCTCCGGTGTAAGACAATGTCATCCAATCACCTAAGGCATGTGGAGTCCATGTCCTTGCTACCCTCAGGTGCCGGCAAGATCTCTCAGTTAAACGCTGTGGTCTTAGGTGAATCCATTGCCTCTGAGGAGAATGATCTCGTCTTCCCCAGCAAGGAGTTCTCCTCCCAGGCTCTTGTTTCCTCCCCTCAACAGTACATGGAGATGCACAAGAGGTCGATGGAGGACCCTGCAGGGTTCTGGTCTGACATTGCGTCTGAGTTTTTCTGGAAGCAGAAATGGGGTGACCGAGTGGTTTCCGAGAATCTCGATGTCAGGAAGGGTCCTATTCACATtgag TGGTTCAAGGGGGGAATCACCAACATCTGCTACAACTGCTTAGACAGAAATGTTGAGGCTGGTTTGGGTGATAAAACAGCTATGTTCTGGGAAGGGAATGAACGTGATGTAGATGCTTCCTTGACTTATTCTCAGTTGCTTCAACAAGTTTGCCAG CTTGCTAATTACTTGAAAGATGTTGGAGTGAAGAAGGGAGATGCCGTCGTAATTTACTTACCAATGTTAATGGAACTTCCTATAGCTATGCTTGCTTGTGCACGCATCGGAGCTGTTCATTCG GTCGTTTTTGCTGGATTTTCTGCTGACTCGCTTGCCCAAAGAATCATTGATTGCAAGCCAAAACTAATACTGACTTGCAATGCTGTTAAAAGAGGCCCTAAGACCATTAATCTTAAAGCTATTGTTGATGCTGCTCTTGACATCTCCTCTAAAGATGGAGTCTCTGTAG ACGTATGCTTGACCTATGACAACTCATCGGCGACAACAAGGGAAGATACAAAATGGCAGAATGGAAGAGATGTGTGGTGGCAG GATGTTGTTCCTAAATATCCAACATCGTGTGAGGTGGAATGGGTTGATGCGGAAGATCCATTATTTCTACTCTACACCAGTGGAAGCACCGGCAAGCCAAAG GGTGTCCTACACACAACTGGAGGGTATATGGTCTACACTGCTACAACATTCAAATATGCATTTGACTACAAATCAACAGATGTATACTG GTGTACAGCAGATTGTGGTTGGATTACTGGCCATAGCTATGTTACCTATGGACCGATGCTCAATGGAGCCACTGTTGTTGTCTTTGAAGGG acTCCAAACTACCCTGACTCTGGACGCTGTTGGGAAATTGTTGACAAATTCAAGGTTTCCATATTTTACACTGCTCCAACGTTGGTGAGGTCTCTCATGCGCGATGATGATAAG TTTGTGACAAATCATTCTCGCAAATCGCTACGAGTCCTTGGAAGTGTGGGTGAGCCCATCAATCCGAGTGCATGGAG ATGGTTCTTCAATCTAGTTGGTGATTCAAGGTGCCCCATTTCCGATACGTGGTGGCAAACTGAAACTGGTGGCTTCATG ATAACCCCGTTGCCAGGTGCTTGGCCGCAGAAGCCTGGTTCAGCTACTTTCCCTTTCTTTGGTGTacag CCTGTCGTAGTTGATGAAAAAGGCAATGAAATCGAAGGCGAGTGCAGTGGTTATCTTTGTGTGAAAGGATCATGGCCCGGGGCGTTTCGAACTTTGTTTGGGGATCATGAAAGATATGAAACCACATACTTCAAACCTTTTGCTGGATACTATTTTAGTGGTGATGGTTGCAGCAG AGACAAGGATGGTTACTACTGGCTTACAGGGAGGGTCGATGATGTTATCAACGTCAG TGGCCACCGCATTGGAACTGCTGAAGTGGAATCTGCTCTGGCTTCACATCCCCAATGTGCAGAGGCAGCTGTTGTAGGTGTAGAACATGAG GTGAAAGGTCAGGGTATCTATGCGTTTGTCACTCTTGTAGAGGGTGTTCCTTACAGCGAAGAGCTTCGGAAAAGCCTTGTACTCATGGTCCGAAACCAG ATTGGGGCATTTGCAGCACCGGACAGAATACATTGGGCACCAGGGTTGCCAAAGACAAGAAGTGGAAAGATAATGAGGAGAATCCTGAGAAAGATCGCTTCAAGGCAATTAGAAGAGCTTGGAGATATTAGCACACTCGCAGATCCTAGTGTTGTTGATCAGCTTATTGCACTTGCCGATGTGTGA
- the LOC103864286 gene encoding acetyl-coenzyme A synthetase, chloroplastic/glyoxysomal isoform X2: MKIGCSSSSSSPLLAVVSCSGSSDLKTSGSLGSRILPASQRSSPLDKLLRCKTMSSNHLRHVESMSLLPSGAGKISQLNAVVLGESIASEENDLVFPSKEFSSQALVSSPQQYMEMHKRSMEDPAGFWSDIASEFFWKQKWGDRVVSENLDVRKGPIHIEWFKGGITNICYNCLDRNVEAGLGDKTAMFWEGNERDVDASLTYSQLLQQVCQLANYLKDVGVKKGDAVVIYLPMLMELPIAMLACARIGAVHSVVFAGFSADSLAQRIIDCKPKLILTCNAVKRGPKTINLKAIVDAALDISSKDGVSVDVCLTYDNSSATTREDTKWQNGRDVWWQDVVPKYPTSCEVEWVDAEDPLFLLYTSGSTGKPKGVLHTTGGYMVYTATTFKYAFDYKSTDVYWCTADCGWITGHSYVTYGPMLNGATVVVFEGTPNYPDSGRCWEIVDKFKVSIFYTAPTLVRSLMRDDDKFVTNHSRKSLRVLGSVGEPINPSAWRWFFNLVGDSRCPISDTWWQTETGGFMITPLPGAWPQKPGSATFPFFGVQPVVVDEKGNEIEGECSGYLCVKGSWPGAFRTLFGDHERYETTYFKPFAGYYFSGDGCSRDKDGYYWLTGRVDDVINVSGHRIGTAEVESALASHPQCAEAAVVGVEHEVKGQGIYAFVTLVEGVPYSEELRKSLVLMVRNQIGAFAAPDRIHWAPGLPKTRSGKIMRRILRKIASRQLEELGDISTLADPSVVDQLIALADV, from the exons atgaaaataggctgttcttcgtcttcttcttctccgctTCTCGCCGTTGTCTCCTGCTCAGGCTCATCG gATCTGAAAACAAGCGGATCACTTGGATCTCGGATTCTTCCGGCTTCTCAAAG ATCATCTCCGTTGGACAAACTTCTCCGGTGTAAGACAATGTCATCCAATCACCTAAGGCATGTGGAGTCCATGTCCTTGCTACCCTCAGGTGCCGGCAAGATCTCTCAGTTAAACGCTGTGGTCTTAGGTGAATCCATTGCCTCTGAGGAGAATGATCTCGTCTTCCCCAGCAAGGAGTTCTCCTCCCAGGCTCTTGTTTCCTCCCCTCAACAGTACATGGAGATGCACAAGAGGTCGATGGAGGACCCTGCAGGGTTCTGGTCTGACATTGCGTCTGAGTTTTTCTGGAAGCAGAAATGGGGTGACCGAGTGGTTTCCGAGAATCTCGATGTCAGGAAGGGTCCTATTCACATtgag TGGTTCAAGGGGGGAATCACCAACATCTGCTACAACTGCTTAGACAGAAATGTTGAGGCTGGTTTGGGTGATAAAACAGCTATGTTCTGGGAAGGGAATGAACGTGATGTAGATGCTTCCTTGACTTATTCTCAGTTGCTTCAACAAGTTTGCCAG CTTGCTAATTACTTGAAAGATGTTGGAGTGAAGAAGGGAGATGCCGTCGTAATTTACTTACCAATGTTAATGGAACTTCCTATAGCTATGCTTGCTTGTGCACGCATCGGAGCTGTTCATTCG GTCGTTTTTGCTGGATTTTCTGCTGACTCGCTTGCCCAAAGAATCATTGATTGCAAGCCAAAACTAATACTGACTTGCAATGCTGTTAAAAGAGGCCCTAAGACCATTAATCTTAAAGCTATTGTTGATGCTGCTCTTGACATCTCCTCTAAAGATGGAGTCTCTGTAG ACGTATGCTTGACCTATGACAACTCATCGGCGACAACAAGGGAAGATACAAAATGGCAGAATGGAAGAGATGTGTGGTGGCAG GATGTTGTTCCTAAATATCCAACATCGTGTGAGGTGGAATGGGTTGATGCGGAAGATCCATTATTTCTACTCTACACCAGTGGAAGCACCGGCAAGCCAAAG GGTGTCCTACACACAACTGGAGGGTATATGGTCTACACTGCTACAACATTCAAATATGCATTTGACTACAAATCAACAGATGTATACTG GTGTACAGCAGATTGTGGTTGGATTACTGGCCATAGCTATGTTACCTATGGACCGATGCTCAATGGAGCCACTGTTGTTGTCTTTGAAGGG acTCCAAACTACCCTGACTCTGGACGCTGTTGGGAAATTGTTGACAAATTCAAGGTTTCCATATTTTACACTGCTCCAACGTTGGTGAGGTCTCTCATGCGCGATGATGATAAG TTTGTGACAAATCATTCTCGCAAATCGCTACGAGTCCTTGGAAGTGTGGGTGAGCCCATCAATCCGAGTGCATGGAG ATGGTTCTTCAATCTAGTTGGTGATTCAAGGTGCCCCATTTCCGATACGTGGTGGCAAACTGAAACTGGTGGCTTCATG ATAACCCCGTTGCCAGGTGCTTGGCCGCAGAAGCCTGGTTCAGCTACTTTCCCTTTCTTTGGTGTacag CCTGTCGTAGTTGATGAAAAAGGCAATGAAATCGAAGGCGAGTGCAGTGGTTATCTTTGTGTGAAAGGATCATGGCCCGGGGCGTTTCGAACTTTGTTTGGGGATCATGAAAGATATGAAACCACATACTTCAAACCTTTTGCTGGATACTATTTTAGTGGTGATGGTTGCAGCAG AGACAAGGATGGTTACTACTGGCTTACAGGGAGGGTCGATGATGTTATCAACGTCAG TGGCCACCGCATTGGAACTGCTGAAGTGGAATCTGCTCTGGCTTCACATCCCCAATGTGCAGAGGCAGCTGTTGTAGGTGTAGAACATGAG GTGAAAGGTCAGGGTATCTATGCGTTTGTCACTCTTGTAGAGGGTGTTCCTTACAGCGAAGAGCTTCGGAAAAGCCTTGTACTCATGGTCCGAAACCAG ATTGGGGCATTTGCAGCACCGGACAGAATACATTGGGCACCAGGGTTGCCAAAGACAAGAAGTGGAAAGATAATGAGGAGAATCCTGAGAAAGATCGCTTCAAGGCAATTAGAAGAGCTTGGAGATATTAGCACACTCGCAGATCCTAGTGTTGTTGATCAGCTTATTGCACTTGCCGATGTGTGA